A genomic stretch from Sulfurimonas sediminis includes:
- a CDS encoding type IA DNA topoisomerase, translating into MKTLILTEKREAASDMAATLGDATLGSDAQKLADLGKRQGYIEGDKYIFTWAAGHLFSQIKPKEINPSYGLYQKLQTPDEYKMENMRDEIRSIPTSDSYKERQREIIKEQLSRDDLKEIIIATDADGEGEAIGRDMIFKINPDISVSIKRLWNTGSFKAKDSIQKAMRELKAYDDDKFQRLYASQQARSIADYITGMKITKTLTDNYNKPFYTGRVKSVIISLIGNRENEIKNFQPKEFWQVKGIKGELELSHFYYQDVDDFDKDGNPIVKQEKQRNYYKKEQVDKIIEDMKETTCIVEKMQTSTSSTKNRPLPLSGSDFASEMMGKYKISYGECNEILDYLRQEGFTTYPGTNGRYFALADKEEVADALQTASAYFQIKTEFSDKTYLFNDKKAAKQNHTPLSLTAKIPTETDIQTWEKQKLPKIKEAYELIAKRIAVAFLPDDEIEKQELIVSSKVGEHKFDLTGQKALKQGWRSFIDMEIKDTTFQSDTPLNEGDTIMLDKVDLKTSKTKCPQPYNTKTLLDTLLNVTRVVDKLIAESDDPDYIKEMKQVKKQLKNAEGIGTDRTREQIIKDLIENKMIATSGEDEQMKLLESGWELYKVLPTQLKSVVLTANWENSFEAIRRGELELEDALDDIDRVIMDEMIPQIFNELGKEVAVNEKKVSMRQEIAIQCPLCDATMIETDKTFKCSDNQFKDNKQSGCIFSIFKDQSKFFGRVLNADDLEKLFASTKETPLKEEMHGIFLDKESKYFISVVFDNEVQQEGSDELVETAKTYKKSGRFVFKEFRGKKLTKNQAEKLLDGKEIKLTRKSKAGKDYKVICTLQDNGSIKAEFEKEK; encoded by the coding sequence ATGAAAACTTTAATATTAACCGAAAAAAGAGAGGCTGCATCTGATATGGCAGCAACACTTGGTGATGCAACTTTAGGTTCAGATGCACAAAAGCTTGCAGATTTAGGGAAAAGACAAGGATATATCGAGGGAGACAAATATATCTTTACCTGGGCGGCAGGACATCTTTTTTCTCAAATAAAACCAAAAGAGATCAATCCAAGTTATGGACTCTATCAAAAACTTCAAACTCCAGATGAGTATAAAATGGAGAATATGAGAGATGAAATCAGATCTATCCCTACTTCAGACAGCTATAAAGAGCGTCAAAGAGAGATAATTAAAGAGCAGCTTAGTAGAGATGATCTCAAAGAGATTATTATCGCCACTGATGCAGATGGCGAGGGGGAAGCAATCGGAAGGGATATGATTTTTAAAATCAATCCTGATATATCAGTATCCATAAAAAGGTTATGGAACACAGGATCTTTTAAAGCAAAAGACTCTATTCAAAAAGCTATGCGAGAGTTAAAAGCATACGATGATGATAAGTTTCAAAGGTTGTATGCATCTCAACAAGCCCGTTCAATCGCTGATTATATTACAGGGATGAAAATTACAAAAACGCTTACAGATAACTATAATAAGCCATTTTATACTGGAAGAGTCAAATCAGTTATTATCTCTTTAATTGGAAACAGAGAAAATGAGATAAAAAACTTTCAACCAAAAGAGTTTTGGCAAGTAAAGGGTATTAAGGGAGAGCTTGAACTTTCACATTTTTACTATCAAGATGTGGATGATTTTGATAAAGATGGAAATCCTATCGTGAAGCAGGAGAAGCAAAGAAACTACTATAAAAAAGAGCAAGTTGATAAAATTATTGAAGATATGAAAGAGACAACTTGTATCGTTGAGAAGATGCAAACATCAACTTCATCCACAAAAAACAGACCTTTACCGCTTAGTGGTTCAGATTTTGCAAGTGAGATGATGGGAAAATATAAAATCTCTTACGGAGAGTGTAATGAAATTTTAGATTATCTTAGGCAAGAAGGATTTACAACTTATCCAGGTACAAATGGTAGATACTTTGCACTTGCAGATAAAGAAGAGGTAGCCGATGCACTTCAAACAGCATCTGCATATTTTCAAATTAAGACAGAGTTTAGCGACAAAACATATCTGTTTAACGACAAAAAAGCTGCTAAACAAAATCACACCCCCTTATCACTTACCGCAAAAATTCCAACAGAGACAGATATTCAGACTTGGGAAAAACAAAAACTTCCAAAGATTAAAGAGGCATATGAGCTTATTGCAAAGCGTATTGCAGTAGCATTTTTGCCAGATGATGAGATAGAGAAACAAGAGCTAATTGTCTCTTCAAAGGTAGGAGAGCACAAGTTTGATTTAACGGGACAAAAAGCACTCAAACAAGGGTGGCGAAGTTTTATCGATATGGAAATCAAAGATACTACTTTTCAGAGTGATACACCGCTTAATGAGGGCGATACTATTATGCTTGACAAGGTGGATCTCAAAACATCCAAAACAAAATGTCCGCAACCTTACAATACAAAAACACTTCTTGATACACTGCTTAATGTTACAAGAGTCGTGGATAAGCTCATTGCAGAGAGTGATGATCCAGATTACATTAAAGAGATGAAGCAGGTAAAAAAACAACTCAAAAATGCTGAGGGTATAGGTACAGACAGAACACGGGAACAAATTATTAAGGATCTCATTGAGAACAAAATGATAGCAACTTCTGGTGAAGATGAGCAGATGAAACTGCTTGAGTCTGGTTGGGAACTTTACAAAGTATTACCGACACAACTTAAAAGTGTTGTATTAACCGCAAACTGGGAGAATAGTTTTGAAGCGATACGCAGAGGTGAGCTTGAGCTTGAAGATGCCCTTGATGATATTGACAGAGTTATTATGGATGAGATGATACCTCAAATTTTTAATGAACTCGGAAAAGAGGTTGCAGTAAATGAGAAAAAAGTTTCAATGAGGCAAGAGATAGCTATACAATGTCCGCTATGTGATGCAACTATGATAGAGACAGATAAAACTTTTAAGTGTAGCGATAATCAGTTCAAAGATAACAAACAATCAGGATGTATATTCTCTATCTTTAAAGATCAAAGCAAATTTTTTGGAAGAGTTTTAAATGCTGATGACCTTGAAAAGCTGTTTGCATCTACAAAAGAAACACCTCTAAAAGAGGAGATGCATGGCATCTTTTTAGATAAAGAGAGTAAATACTTTATCAGTGTTGTTTTTGATAATGAGGTGCAGCAAGAAGGTAGTGATGAGTTGGTAGAGACTGCAAAAACATATAAAAAAAGTGGTCGCTTTGTATTTAAAGAGTTTAGAGGCAAAAAGCTCACAAAAAATCAAGCAGAAAAACTACTTGATGGGAAAGAGATAAAGCTTACTAGAAAAAGTAAAGCTGGTAAGGATTACAAAGTAATTTGCACTTTGCAAGATAACGGAAGCATAAAAGCTGAATTTGAAAAAGAGAAATAA